Part of the Ciona intestinalis unplaced genomic scaffold, KH HT000129.2, whole genome shotgun sequence genome, AATGAATCTTCATtactataaaattttaaaactacaaaagttaaaaaaaaatattcggttggggtaaaattgttcatgtttacattttcttttatcgtcccatttgatagaaaacaaagaatccTTACGTGAAtaatataaccatatcctcacgacttcatAAATAGccttgttgtttaaaaaatattaggaaATACGGAATATTGTCTGCTAACGGtggtatccattttaccccacagtattatagtTTTACAGAACTTGTAAAACAAGAATTAAAAAGAAGAGaataagtaaaaacataatggAAGTAAAACAACATAAGGAACATtgcacattaaatttaaaacttcatgAAGAAACTAATTCAACTTGATGTCAATCTTGTCTTTAACCATAATGTTTTCACATCATTTGCAATCATAGGAATCAAACAAATTAATGCAAGAATTATCTGAAATagaattgaatgaatgtaactcatttatcctctCGGAAtggggcaaccacagtcgttgtaacacaggtgttctgtttcatacaacttgtgtCTGCTGCCAAGTAACCACATTTTAAGGGATTTTTTTGATATAacgcttataatttggacaacccataggGGACCACATATTAAACAgatactgaaaaaaaaaactagaatGTATACAATACCccgcatatatatatatagggttTCACAATTTTGATAATGTGTTCTTTTAGCAAGACACGAATAATCATTTTAAACAGTCAGCTACATACTTGCAACCAagcacaaggtttatgaaataATGTTACAACTCCAAAACTTGCCTTGCCACACAATGTTAAGGGAACATGCGaagcaaaaaatttaaaaatatggatagagatgctcaaatgtgataaaggtaccaccaaagttttaaaaatacaaaacagctcctaaattttgatttttcgttggtatgtcCTTTTAATTATCTAGCTaacgaaacaaaaacatactcaccattataataaatgaataaaacaccCAATCCCAACCCAAATTTGTTTGTATCACAGCAACAAGATATTGTCCAACTGCCGCAAAAATAGAGCTGGTGCCATCTAATATCCCAGTAACAGTTGCAAGTGCGTCAACATTCTGACCAACTGCAGGCTGCTTTCCAAGTTCCGCAGTAACAGCTGAGCTTATAATATTAGAAGCACCACCAACAAATATTCCAATTAATGACATCAAAACACTGTTGATTGCCACATTATTTGGGGagcctaaaaaaattaaaacggtGTGTATGAAAATagagtactgtagggtaagatgggacacctttagcacataatatccaaatatccagatctttaaacaaaaaatatgtttttaaataacaacgctccatgggagttgtgagtGCGCGgctttaaaattctttaattttttttgtttactattactaccaaataggataaaaagtagaatgaaaaggtgtcccatcctccccaacctattataatGACATATATAAAGAAACAtcaatttttaacacttttcaGCTTCTtttcattcaatattttttttacatttgtcatctctaaattcaattttataaaaacggaAGAAAAGTTGTAGGAAACgcaaatgttaaaaatcatAGTCATGTTTGAAACTGTGACAGATTCCCCCCTAAATGTTTAAGCAaaaatttcagtttaaaattaaccatGCATTTAATAAGTATATAGTTTACTTTTGCATGCATAACTTACGTTCATACCCCCACACAGTAAATGGAGCAACCAGCAACATTCCCACCAAAACAGGAGCTCGATTCTCAAATCTATCAGTTATTACTCCAAACACAATTCCAcctgaaaacaaacaaacccaTGATATTGCATTGATTTGTTGAACGGAAGATGTTTATTGCAAATTCAAGGTGAACATTGCAgttaaatgcaacttactttatcctagcAAAGAGAAAAAACAACGGTCCTTACTCGCTATAACACGaacgttctgtttcatacaccttgtgctagcttacgagttaccacgtatgttactttgtgggtgattattttttctgtatggctaagAGTTTCTTttttagtggccactgggttggagaaattggtgttaaatgtcttgctcaaggacacatacacacacaacaATAGCAGCggagagccttgaacccacgTGCCACAGCGCTGGACAAGTTAAGTTAAGATAGGCAAGTAAAACAGTACGTGTATATATATCACATATcctaaaactaaattttttttacaaagagTTTATTCTTAATCTTGGATAATTTATCTCTTgcctacatttttttattttaaagggaaattttttttccaacaaTGCATGGAACAACATGATAAAAACTGTTTGACGAAAAATGCCAAtagttgaaaattaaaaaaagtctggGGTAAAACATTATAGTTCTAGGCTTACCTATTATACCACCCACATCATACCATGTAGACACATCATCTGCCTTGCTGTCATCCCATTTAAAGTTGTTTGTAAGATAGTAAGGGAGCCAGAAGAAAAATGCGTAGTTGACAAGCTTGAGGCAGCCATAAGCAAGCGAatactgaaacaaaaacaaaaatttaattattatttgtgaCTATTATATATCATATGACTATTAGTTATGTTTTTGAATATTGTACAAAATTTGggtaattttgttaaaatgcagatATACTTATAGTCATCAAACATAGGGTTCCTCATTAATGTAGTGAATAGATTATTCTTTGGCTCGGATTGTTTgttatagacacctaacagcaaggTTAAAGCTTAAGATTTTATCTGGGGTAAAAATACATAACGTCACCTCTCTTTTAATACAACTTGTCTCCCTGGGTCCCCTTCAAAACATTTCaataaaacagacaaaattGATATAATACACCTTTGCTGCTATTGCCtctttttcacttttaaaagTCTGACATCTATGCTTACTTGGCAAAAATCTtgaaaaattgataaaaaagatatattttaaactcttCAAATTTTAAGAAGAAACTGTTGAAAAAGCTTACTGGTATAACACCGGGCAGAAGTATTGCACGAAAGAAACCAattggttttgtttcattcTCATTTTTATCACCGTCTTCCTCATTAACAGATGGATTACTCCCCACTACAAGTGGTTCGTCATCTGAAATAATCTCTCGAATCGATGCCACTATAATTTAAAAGGTtggtaattaatttaatatgttaATACAATAAGATATTAtagaaatttgtatttatttatgattACACACAAAAGCTCCTATTAGCAAATGAATTATtcttaagataaaaaataaatttgtataatTACACAACCAGCCAATCAACGACATCACGcaaaaaaaaggtattttacaatttaaaaaaaacgaaggaATGCATCAATGGTAACTAACACACGCTATGTAACTTAAATTggaaacaaactaaaacacaccctgatcaaaacaaatatgtttgATTTGAAAGTAAAATTTCCAGCAGCTAtgtggaaaaataaaatagttttgtctGGCATGTGACAATCCaaggtaattgttaaaataccatAAACCTGTATAGGCTTTGTCACAGTGGagtatattataaacaaaaaattaaaaaaaaatatatgcacataatttttattctttttgagCACAAAGGCTTTTGACTAGATTTGTACCATTGCcccattaaataaataaactaaaactataTTACTAACCAGTTTCATCTGGTTTGATTTCGGGTTCAACTTTATTTGGGTCACTCAAGCCAATTTCAGTTGGAGAGCTGACAAGTCCAAAGAAAACAATAAACCCTGTACAGAATAATGGGACAGATGTGACCAAAAAGGCTTGctggaaaaataaaagaaaagagTTGAGTTTTGGTTGAAATTAATGTGTCCTATTAAAAACTAAGTTACGAATATAACAATGACGAGGTCTTTGTTTTAGAATATTTAGTCATTTAACAATATTCTAAACTTTCTCAATCAAGGTGTAAAATAGggtgtttcaaaaaaaaaaggaaagttttaataaaaaatatattgcgCCCCAAGCCGCATTGAAAATTCCACACTTATTATTTTATGGTTGCGCCACTTCTGCAATTCTTAGGAGTACTAAAAGTATAATCAATGctacaaataattttaccgCTTAGGAATGAAAAAATAACGcatgggtaaaaatatttacgagTGAACAATAATTGCTAGCGGCTTTGTAGTCTACTTCTTTTAACTTCTATTATCACAACACACATATTCACCTCATAACCATAATCTATAACTTGAGAAGCAAGCAGAGTTCCGATTATATTGCCAACGGAAGCACAAGAACTCCATAAACCAAATATTAAACCACGGGACGATTTACCGAACCAGTTTCCCATCACAGCCACGACACTAGGCCATCCACAGGACTGAGCTAATCCATTTAGACCCCATATAACAATGTAAAACGctttgttgtaaaaatgcaCCCACTGGGTCAAAGTTCCGAAtgtaaaaacctaaaaattaaaGCAGACTAGTTAATTCTTATTTGTTGACTATATTCACTCTTACAAATatgcaaaataatttttaatgattgttttattgaGAAGTGGAGAACTTTTAGGGTCATGGCAaattcagattttttttaattcgttAGCACACCAATTTTTAGAACCGTATACAACACTTgtcaaatttttttgatttattattgttacactagtaatatttttacagcacAACAGTTTAAAAGGAATAcaggtaatataatataatttttacagCGCAATACACTAAAATGATGAATACAAGACACTCACCAGAATTCCTGACAACCACATGCCAACAGCTAACACTTTTCTCAACTCAAACCTAAACAGCGAAAACAGACAAGTGtaagtcatttttttaataataacagaAGGAAATTTGTAAGaatgcaaataataaaaactactgtttggtttaaaaatgtgaCAATACACGTATAAAAAGTGATCAAgttatttggtatttttttatattatattggtaAGGTCCTTCAAaaacctaggatttaggccagattcaGCCCACTACACTACTTGGCCCACATGTTGGTATATGCAACATCacctttttatataaagttaaaatacgaTACCTGTCGCCAATTATTCCACTGAAGTACAAGCCCTGTAGATAACAAACAGTAAGTAAGCAAACCAAACTAccctatatatttaataaattgttgtgCTTCTTTTTAGTAGCTAGGTCAAAAATAGGAAGGAAATTctttaaaagaattaaaacactCTGCTTAAcctctttgattttttttatatcatatGAGTTTGAAGTCCTTTTTACGTTTAAGACCCCTACTTATTTTTTCAACTGGGCCGTTGtgtatatattaatagtaggttggggtaagatggttcttgtttctgttttctttcATCCTCCAATTTAATAATGaacgaaaaatatttacataattaaacAACTACGTTAGCAAAAAATCAGTGTTAATTGTGAAAAACTTGATTAACAAAGTATGAGATACTACATACTAACAGTATCCAACTTACAAAacagtactgtatattatgtttattcaaaacaactGCTTCTGTTTTAAGTACTGCATAGCTTACCACAGCGTAACAGAACATGAAGACAGTATCAAGCAACCCTAAAAATGGTTTGGCATCGTCATAACTTTCGAACAAATTATGTGATGACCATGTCTGCATAAAATGCattatttttgtgaataaATCAGCAACCCAAAATTAAaagacaattaaaaaaaaattaaacagactGCAGAAACATAGATTAAATATTTCTGCAAAGGTGGGCTCTAAAGACACGCCAGGCAGCCAGGTTTTAGTCCAGAATTGCCCATCATCCAAACACAAGCCTTGTGGATATGACGCCACCATTGCCATCCATGGTGAATGCATTTAACTTATTGATATTCTTAtgttatacaccttgtgtctgcttgtatgtaactttgtgggggattTGTTTTTCAATGTACTGtttacaatttagacaactatTAAGAAGGGACCAATGAGTTAAGGCACCTATATATACCGTCACATGTCGGAAACCCAAAAGCTTATAcagtaataattaataaatatataccaaCTAAATAGGTGTAAATTGGTAATATGCACCTTGTTTGGCGATGGACACGGCCATGTTAAGTTGCATGGTGTGGGTGTCCATTCTTTTGATATATCATCTTTAACATTGCTAAAGGTTTTTCTTGTAGCATGAAACCAGACATaactgaaataataaattagctgaagtgttttggttttattaaaattaaaatatttaacaagaaAATTGTCATTACGCTGCATTTCAACACAACAGAAATCAAATTATAGATCCTATACCTATATGTATCAATGTAGGTTAAGAGGTgtacatatacatattttacatgtataaaacctataaataaataaataaataaagtagttTTGGCAAGAAAACTTCCGTATACCACATAGTTTGCAGTCGTTCGTCGTTTATgttaatatgtataaaaagtACAATATATATGTTCTGCTGCAATTAGGCAGGATTGCCAATTTCACCTACCAAAAgaatgtgaggataaatacaGCGACATGATGACTTGTTAGcattatgtttgtattgtattATGTTTATCTACATGATGGTATCTAATGCTGCAGGAATATAACGcacaaacattacaaaataaacgGGAATCAGCTGATATTGATTGAATCGTCGGGAAACTTCGCGAAGCTTCGCGCAATTTCGTGTTCTGAAAATAGGTGGCGCGCGTCAACGCTTCTCGAATATGCGCGAAGGTTCTCCATTTATCCTCGTGCGTATATAATGAGACAGCTCACAGCAGACGGCATTCTATCTAGAAAAACGAAGCGAAACTTAAAGAAAGAAAACTTCTTAAAGAAgatataatattattgtaaagTTTATTGTTACAATACTATATAGATATTCAGAAGATTACAAGAATGTCAACAGCAGTAGGAATCGATCTGGGAACAACGTATTCATGCGTTGGCGTCTTCCGCCATGGCAAAGTCGAGATTATTGCCAACGACCAAGGTAATAGAACTACACCAAGCTATGTCGCATTCAACGAAACAGAAAGGTTGATCGGTGATGGGGCCAAAGACCAAGTTGCCAGAAATCCCGAAAATTCAATTTTTGACGCAAAGAGATTGATTGGAAGAAATTACAACGATCCAGCTGTACAGAAGGATAAAGAACACTGGCCTTTCAAGGTAGTAAATAAGAATGGAAAACCATTTCTTCAAGCGGAATATCAAGGCGACGTGAAGACGTTTTCACCCGAGGAAATCAGTGCAATGGTTCTTACTAAGATGAAGGACACTGCGGAAGCATACCTCGGTGAAAATGTAAAGGACGCGGTTATAACAGTACCTGCTTACTTCAACGACTCACAACGACAAGCAACAAAAGACGCTGGCATCATCGCAGGACTGAACGTACTCAGAGTGATAAACGAACCCACAGCAGCGGCATTGGCGTACGGACTCGATAAGAACTTGGCTGGCgagaaaaaggttttaattttcgatCTTGGCGGCGGAACCTTCGAT contains:
- the LOC100184073 gene encoding sugar phosphate exchanger 3-like; translation: MLTSHHVAVFILTFFCYVWFHATRKTFSNVKDDISKEWTPTPCNLTWPCPSPNKTWSSHNLFESYDDAKPFLGLLDTVFMFCYAVGLYFSGIIGDRFELRKVLAVGMWLSGILVFTFGTLTQWVHFYNKAFYIVIWGLNGLAQSCGWPSVVAVMGNWFGKSSRGLIFGLWSSCASVGNIIGTLLASQVIDYGYEQAFLVTSVPLFCTGFIVFFGLVSSPTEIGLSDPNKVEPEIKPDETVASIREIISDDEPLVVGSNPSVNEEDGDKNENETKPIGFFRAILLPGVIPYSLAYGCLKLVNYAFFFWLPYYLTNNFKWDDSKADDVSTWYDVGGIIGGIVFGVITDRFENRAPVLVGMLLVAPFTVWGYERSPNNVAINSVLMSLIGIFVGGASNIISSAVTAELGKQPAVGQNVDALATVTGILDGTSSIFAAVGQYLVAVIQTNLGWDWVFYSFIIMIILALICLIPMIANDVKTLWLKTRLTSS